One window from the genome of Actinoplanes teichomyceticus ATCC 31121 encodes:
- a CDS encoding DUF3618 domain-containing protein: MPGQTLAVPPAVASGGSAAWVDTGTAEPADQAEKRSAGSGAARTGSGSGGGTVRRANGVAGAVPVKSGVAGTAARAEDGGSGTARRPGSPAASAGSTLDPGSAQELSPGSGPAQETSPGSGPAHGPTAGTPMKHETSKESSPMSVQSKSEAAGSSGKPAATGGGAGGGHGAGESTHEDKHTQPRSTEELRAEIEQTRAEMGETVEALVAKADIPARVKHSAADKAAHLKETAADLKDATVHKAADLKSAVTGKAADLKETAAGKAAELKETAADKVAQVKGGSDADREAPGDAAGPGGPEAGIGERAAQIEEAAVTMGSQAQQVMTQTGSATAAGDQSSGPGHIAEATAQAGTRMASSAADAAERATSALDSARRRVASHPKEYALLGAALAAAAAGVALIRRSR; encoded by the coding sequence ATGCCGGGGCAGACCCTGGCGGTGCCGCCCGCGGTGGCTTCCGGCGGGTCGGCGGCGTGGGTGGACACGGGTACAGCCGAGCCCGCCGATCAGGCCGAAAAGCGCAGCGCGGGGAGCGGTGCTGCCCGGACCGGGAGCGGGTCCGGTGGCGGAACCGTTCGGCGCGCGAACGGCGTTGCCGGCGCCGTCCCCGTGAAAAGCGGGGTTGCCGGGACCGCCGCGCGGGCAGAAGACGGGGGGTCGGGAACGGCCCGCCGACCCGGATCGCCCGCTGCCTCGGCGGGAAGCACGCTCGATCCCGGTTCCGCGCAGGAGTTGTCGCCCGGTTCCGGTCCCGCGCAGGAGACATCGCCCGGCTCCGGCCCGGCACACGGGCCGACGGCGGGTACGCCGATGAAGCACGAGACGTCGAAGGAGAGTTCACCCATGTCTGTGCAGTCGAAGTCGGAAGCCGCCGGCTCGTCCGGAAAGCCGGCCGCGACGGGCGGCGGTGCCGGCGGGGGGCATGGCGCCGGCGAGAGCACGCACGAGGACAAGCACACGCAGCCGCGTAGCACCGAAGAACTGCGCGCGGAGATCGAGCAGACCCGCGCGGAGATGGGGGAGACGGTCGAGGCGCTGGTCGCCAAGGCGGACATCCCGGCCCGGGTCAAGCACTCGGCTGCCGACAAGGCCGCCCATCTGAAGGAGACCGCCGCGGATCTGAAGGACGCGACCGTACACAAGGCAGCCGATCTGAAGAGCGCCGTCACCGGCAAGGCCGCCGATCTGAAGGAGACCGCTGCGGGTAAGGCCGCCGAGCTCAAGGAGACCGCTGCCGACAAGGTGGCACAGGTCAAGGGCGGCTCGGATGCCGACCGGGAGGCGCCGGGCGACGCGGCCGGTCCGGGCGGGCCGGAGGCCGGAATCGGGGAGCGGGCCGCGCAGATCGAGGAGGCGGCTGTCACCATGGGCAGCCAGGCCCAGCAGGTGATGACGCAGACGGGCAGCGCGACGGCGGCCGGAGACCAGTCGAGCGGACCCGGGCACATCGCCGAGGCGACAGCGCAGGCCGGCACCCGGATGGCATCGTCGGCGGCGGACGCCGCCGAGCGGGCCACCTCCGCGCTCGACTCGGCGCGTCGCCGGGTCGCTTCGCACCCCAAGGAGTACGCGCTGCTGGGCGCCGCCCTGGCCGCCGCTGCCGCCGGTGTCGCCCTGATCCGCCGCTCGCGCTGA
- a CDS encoding inositol monophosphatase family protein yields the protein MDHETAIAAALAAAEIIRNRYGHTLDRVDKGGGDFATEADLAAEQAIREVLRTACPDDAVTGEETGASGPSAARRRWLVDPLCGTLNYAVRTPLVAANVALRDGDRVTAAASADPFTGETYWTDGTVARVRHADGTDTPLTPSPVSALVDINLDPPFAVEPARVIAAPGFRDRFRPRVMSTTLALLWVADGRRAAYLTYGDVSDSVHFAAGIAICAAAGCVVTGADGTAWQNGSGLLVAADAQTHAALLALVRAA from the coding sequence ATGGATCACGAGACCGCCATCGCGGCGGCATTGGCCGCGGCGGAGATCATCCGTAACCGGTACGGGCACACCCTCGATCGGGTCGACAAGGGCGGCGGCGACTTCGCCACCGAGGCGGATCTCGCGGCCGAGCAGGCCATCCGTGAGGTGTTGCGGACCGCGTGCCCGGACGACGCCGTCACCGGCGAGGAGACCGGCGCGTCCGGACCGTCCGCCGCCCGGCGCCGCTGGCTGGTCGACCCGCTCTGCGGCACGCTCAACTACGCGGTACGAACCCCGCTGGTGGCCGCGAACGTCGCCCTCCGTGACGGCGACCGGGTCACCGCGGCCGCGTCCGCCGATCCGTTCACCGGCGAGACGTACTGGACCGACGGCACGGTCGCCCGGGTCCGGCACGCCGACGGCACCGACACGCCACTGACCCCGTCCCCGGTGTCCGCGCTGGTCGACATCAACCTGGACCCGCCGTTCGCGGTCGAGCCGGCGCGGGTCATCGCCGCGCCGGGATTCCGGGACCGTTTCCGCCCCCGGGTGATGTCGACGACCCTGGCCCTGCTCTGGGTCGCGGACGGGCGGCGGGCCGCCTATCTGACGTACGGGGATGTCAGCGACAGCGTGCACTTCGCCGCCGGCATCGCGATCTGTGCGGCCGCGGGGTGCGTGGTCACCGGCGCCGACGGCACTGCCTGGCAGAACGGATCCGGGCTGCTGGTCGCGGCGGACGCGCAGACGCATGCCGCGCTGCTCGCCCTGGTCCGCGCCGCCTGA
- a CDS encoding serine/threonine-protein kinase: MPDAPTLLAGRYRLGDELGRGGMGQVWLAHDEILEREVAVKRIDLPEELAQGDAAARRSLREARAAARLSHPNVVQVYDILALDERTWIVMEYVPSRSLREVIAEDGPLDPYRVARIGVDLLAALQAAHRAGVQHRDVKPGNVLLADDGRVLLTDFGIAAIDDDSLTSKSDVLVGSPLYMAPERARFGAGGAPADMWGLGATLYAAVEGHPPFQRTSTMATLAALATEEPDPPAHAGPLAPVLDGLLRKDPAQRMAAEEAERLLRLAVAELDGVVAGAAAVPKPRTPADDESAPPAPAVPERRLRLIALAAAVVVLLAAGLAVFLVTRPSSETTAGKTPATTGPAAGPAGTAPGTTATSASPSPARSSAPPSSPAPPASASAKPSGGSGTDAGGRPVLPAGWRVWNDETGFSVYVPKGWRTSTRGTIRYFRDGKGHVLGIDQTDKPKSNPVADWKAQKRARVSAGDFPRYDEIKIAAVDYFQKAADWEFTFTSDGVRQHVNNRGVVTSARQAYGFWFQSPDAEWARYRAEVLQVVFDSFVPDRD; this comes from the coding sequence ATGCCTGACGCGCCGACCCTGCTCGCCGGCCGCTACCGGCTCGGTGACGAGCTCGGCCGTGGTGGCATGGGCCAGGTCTGGCTGGCGCACGACGAGATCCTCGAACGCGAGGTCGCGGTCAAGCGGATCGATCTGCCCGAGGAGCTGGCCCAGGGGGACGCCGCGGCGCGGCGCAGCCTGCGTGAGGCCCGTGCGGCGGCCCGGCTGAGCCACCCCAACGTGGTCCAGGTGTACGACATCCTCGCGCTGGACGAGCGCACCTGGATCGTCATGGAGTACGTCCCGTCCCGTTCGCTGCGCGAGGTGATCGCCGAGGACGGCCCGCTCGACCCGTACCGGGTGGCCCGGATCGGCGTGGACCTGCTCGCCGCCCTGCAGGCCGCGCACCGTGCCGGGGTGCAGCACCGGGACGTGAAGCCGGGGAACGTGCTGCTCGCCGACGACGGCCGGGTGCTGCTCACCGACTTCGGCATCGCCGCGATCGACGACGACAGCCTGACCAGCAAGTCGGACGTGCTGGTCGGCTCGCCGCTGTACATGGCGCCGGAGCGGGCGCGGTTCGGCGCCGGCGGCGCCCCGGCCGACATGTGGGGGCTGGGCGCGACCCTGTACGCCGCGGTCGAGGGCCATCCGCCGTTCCAGCGCACGTCGACGATGGCGACGCTGGCCGCGCTGGCCACCGAGGAGCCGGACCCGCCGGCGCACGCCGGGCCGCTCGCCCCGGTGCTGGACGGCCTGCTGCGCAAGGATCCGGCACAGCGGATGGCGGCCGAGGAGGCCGAGCGACTGCTGCGCCTGGCCGTCGCCGAGCTGGACGGGGTGGTCGCCGGGGCGGCTGCGGTCCCGAAGCCGCGGACCCCGGCGGACGACGAGAGCGCACCGCCGGCCCCCGCCGTACCGGAAAGGCGCCTGCGGCTGATCGCCCTCGCCGCCGCGGTCGTGGTGCTGCTCGCCGCCGGCCTGGCGGTGTTCCTGGTGACCCGGCCGTCGTCGGAGACGACGGCGGGGAAGACTCCCGCGACCACCGGCCCGGCCGCGGGCCCGGCCGGGACGGCGCCCGGCACCACCGCGACCAGCGCGTCGCCGTCACCGGCGCGTTCCTCGGCGCCGCCGTCGTCCCCGGCGCCGCCGGCGTCGGCGTCGGCGAAGCCCAGCGGCGGCAGCGGGACCGACGCGGGCGGGCGGCCGGTGTTGCCGGCCGGGTGGCGGGTCTGGAACGACGAGACGGGTTTCTCGGTGTACGTCCCGAAGGGCTGGAGGACGTCGACCAGAGGCACGATCCGTTACTTCCGCGACGGCAAGGGGCACGTCCTCGGCATCGACCAGACCGACAAGCCCAAGTCGAACCCGGTCGCGGACTGGAAGGCGCAGAAGAGGGCACGCGTCTCCGCCGGTGACTTCCCGAGGTACGACGAGATCAAGATCGCGGCGGTGGACTACTTCCAGAAGGCCGCCGACTGGGAGTTCACCTTCACCAGCGACGGCGTCCGCCAGCACGTGAACAACCGCGGCGTGGTCACGTCGGCCCGCCAGGCCTACGGTTTCTGGTTCCAGAGCCCGGACGCGGAGTGGGCGAGGTACCGCGCGGAGGTGCTGCAGGTGGTCTTCGACAGTTTCGTCCCGGACCGGGACTGA